A single region of the Vanessa atalanta chromosome Z, ilVanAtal1.2, whole genome shotgun sequence genome encodes:
- the LOC125075943 gene encoding mediator of RNA polymerase II transcription subunit 23 isoform X2, with translation MADSQVANIVNEILRVETVEEAFSCFLVHKQDQENERLSVYQKKLCAVMSTPSADLQESAIRQYLTLTAVLTNRYKMKQLLGLLENLVNTNVLQARMLCDCILTSEKLVYKNSDYWIECFNLIRRIIGGVDYKGVREIMKGCREKAQTLPVRLNSSTMPQMKALYNVIEYIFDRNASLLPAYFIVTEIQKDYPDNNHWPHWQLAKLLTMFVESFKPCAQMVSIIGHSQMLPVVEFSGYADHLINPWRLDPTTLKFSLKGNLPYDDELLKPQIALLRHVLQQPYSRDMMCSMLGLQKQHKQRCIALEDQLVELMILPMERSEQENEDDEMSSTHWCWLHLSSQVIYLILIGFASFPNIVMGLHNKLIGHDLKKGRDHLMWVLLQFISGSIQRNPLSNFLPIIKLHELLYPEKEPLPVPDCTRAHCTHQMAVVCIWMHLLKKAESEHKTMTMPQNLKVQYEFLQHLMTSNNTPTLMGSDYRIALLCNAYSTNQEYYSRPMGIIIETLFGSQKAMPNGNPATPLPTVPLSMCILDSLTLHCKMSLIHSIVTHVAKLAQNKTNIPGSNMMAPALVETYSRLLVYTEIESLGIKGFINQLLPNVFKSHAWGILHNLLDMFSYRIHHIQPHYRVTLLSNIHSLAAYPQANQNQLQLCFESTALRLITSLGSSGVQLQMSRVVSEPKSLVSSESEELNRVLVLTLARGIYMTGAGNDGAAVKELLTTIMTNTPHLWSQHTLQCFPPVLVEFFSQNPAPKENKQLLKKSVEEEYRKWTSMANDNDIISHFSVPGTPLFLCLLWKMIFETNRINPIAFKILERIGARALSAHLRKFCDYLVFEVTNPAGGPHINKCVDAINDIIWKYNIVTIDRLVLCLVLRPNPDGNESQVCLYIIQLLLLKGSELRNRAQDFVKENSPEHWKQNNWYERHSTFHRKYPEKFAPEETSGAYGGPIPVYLSNVCLRFIPVMDIVVHRYLEIPQVSKNLEQLLEHLGYLYKFHDRPVTFLYNTLHYYESKLRDKPLLKRKLVNAVLGSLKDVRSAGWATTETFQTYLAKNEVEATTWAPDLNYYLSLINRMVDNHHINDFFNEIPAMMGNSHFPNTDWRFNEYPNPSAHCLYVTCVELMSLPVTPNIVGNSLLDVVTKGFVVIPSTKIQLWINAIGIIMAALPDPYWTVIHDRILELITNNDMVEWSYPHTPFQLFNLTTTNDAMLENKYSLTLALAHAVWYHAGAGQIMQVPTFVKDKISPEIRTEMQLIFLCHLVGPYLQRFNSDLSRAVMDITIALYELLAHIDKTQPHLQYIDPICDLLYHIKYMFVGDTMKNEVESVIRKLRPALQMRLRFITHLNVEQINTA, from the exons atggcCGATTCACAAGTGGCCAATATTGTGAATGAAATTTTG AGAGTGGAAACTGTAGAGGAGGCTTTCAGCTGTTTCCTGGTACATAAACAGGATCAAGAAAATGAGAGGTTATCTGTATATCAAAAGAAATTGTGTGCGGTCATGAGTACCCCCAGTGCAGATTTACAGGAGTCTGCTATTCGTCAATATTTGACTCTGACTGCAGTTCTCACAAATAGATACAAAATGAAACAGCTTTTGGGGCTTTTAGAAAATTTAGTAAATACAAATGTACTTCAGGCAAG aatgtTGTGTGATTGCATATTAACAAGTGAAaaacttgtatataaaaatagtgatTATTGGATTGAATGTTTCAATTTGATCAGAAGAATTATTGGTGGTGTCGACTACAAGGGGGTCCGAGAAATAATGAAG GGATGCCGAGAAAAAGCTCAAACACTGCCTGTCAGATTAAACTCAAGCACTATGCCACAAATGAAAGCATTGTATAATGTGATTGAGTACATCTTTGATCGCAATGCTTCATTGCTGCCTGCGTACTTTATTGTCACAGAGATTCAAAAAGACTACCCTGACAATAACCATTGGCCGCACTGG CAACTTGCAAAACTTCTCACAATGTTTGTTGAAAGTTTTAAGCCATGTGCTCAAATGGTTTCCATCATTGGTCACTCACAAATGCTACCGGTGGTTGAATTTTCTGGATATGCTGATCATCTCATAAATCCTTGGAGATTAGATCCTACAACTTTAAAGTTCTCTCTCAAGGGGAATCTGCCATATGATGATGAACTATTGAAACCTCAAATTGCACTACTCAGACATGTCTTACAACAGCCTTATTCTAGAGATATGATGTGCTCAATGTTAGGTCTACAGAAACAGCACAAACAGCGTTGCATCGCACTAGAGGATCAATTAGTGGAATTAATGATATTGCCGATGGAGAGAAGTGAACAAGAGAATGAAGATGATGAGATGTCTTCAACTCATTGGTGTTGGTTACATTTGTCATCGCaagtcatatatttaatacttataggATTTGCATCCTTTCCTAACATTGTAATGGGActtcataacaaattaattGGTCATGATCTAAAGAAAGGTCGGGATCACCTCATGTGGGtacttttacaatttatatctGGAAGCATACAGAGAAACCCATTATCGAATTTCTTGCCAATCATCAAATTGCACGAGTTACTTTACCCAGAAAAGGAACCTTTGCCCGTTCCCGACTGTACAAGAGCACACTGCACACACCAAATGGCTGTTGTCTGTATATGGATGCATTTGTTGAAAAAAGCCGAGTCTGAACACAAAACTATGACGATGCCTCAGAATCTTAAAGTTCAATATGA ATTTCTACAACATCTTATGACATCAAACAACACACCGACTCTAATGGGCTCGGACTACAGAATAGCTTTACTCTGTAATGCCTATTCAACTAATCAAGAATACTATTCCAGACCAATGGGTATAATTATAGAGACATTGTTCGGAAGTCAGAAAGCCATGCCTAATGGCAATCCAGCCACACCTTTACCGACTGTTCCATTGTCAATGTGTATTTTGGACAGCTTAACTTTGCACTGTAAGATGTCATTAATACACTCAATAGTAACTCATGTGGCAAAGTTAGCTCAAAATAAGACAAATATACCAGGGAGCAATATGATGGCACCGGCTCTCGTAGAAACTTATAGCAGGCTGCTTGTTTACACAGAGATAGAATCGTTGGGTATCAAAGGGTTTATAA ATCAACTGTTACCAAACGTATTTAAGTCCCACGCGTGGGGTATTCTTCATAATTTGCTCGATATGTTCTCGTATCGAATACACCACATCCAGCCTCACTACAGGGTCACGCTTCTATCAAATATACACTCGCTAGCTGCTTATCCACAGGCCAATCAAAATCAGCTACAGTTATG TTTTGAAAGCACAGCGTTAAGGCTCATAACTAGCTTGGGCAGTTCTGGAGTCCAGCTCCAAATGTCGAGGGTCGTCTCTGAGCCGAAGTCACTCGTGTCCAGTGAGAGTGAAGAGCTCAACCGAGTACTTGTTCTCACTCTAGCGAGAGGAATATATATGACTGGAGCGG gCAACGACGGCGCGGCTGTCAAAGAATTACTGACTACGATCATGACGAACACGCCGCACTTGTGGTCGCAGCACACTCTGCAATGCTTCCCGCCGGTACTCGTCGAGTTCTTCTCGCAG AATCCGGCGCCCAAAGAGAACAAGCAGCTCCTAAAGAAGTCGGTAGAAGAAGAATACCGCAAGTGGACGTCTATGGCTAACGACAATGACATAATATCGCACTTCTCAGTACCCGGAACTCCGCTGTTCCTGTGTCTCTTGTGGAAGATGATTTTTGAAACAAATCGGATCAATCCTATCGCTTTCAA AATCCTGGAACGTATCGGAGCTCGTGCGTTATCGGCACACCTCCGTAAGTTTTGCGATTACCTAGTATTCGAAGTTACCAATCCCGCCGGAGGACCTCATATAAACAAGTGTGTGGACGCGATCAACGACATCATATGGAAATACAACATAGTGACGATCGACAGACTTGTTTTGTGTCTC GTCCTCCGTCCAAATCCAGACGGCAACGAGAGTCAAGTGTGCCTTTACATCATTCAGCTGTTGCTGTTGAAGGGTTCCGAACTAAGAAACAGGGCGCAGGACTTCGTCAAAGAGAACTCGCCGGAGCATTGGAAGCAAAATAATtg gtacgaACGTCATTCCACCTTTCACCGCAAGTACCCAGAGAAGTTCGCTCCAGAAGAAACAAGTGGAGCTTACGGTGGACCGATACCAGTTTACCTCAGTAACGTCTGCCTAAGATTCATCCCCGTGATGGACATAGTGGTGCACAGATACTTGGAGATACCGCAGGTCAGCAAGAACCTTGAACAGCTACTGGAACACCTGGGATATTTGTACAAGTTTCATG ATCGTCCTGTGACCTTCCTCtacaatacattacattattacgAGTCCAAGTTACGTGACAAACCTCTTCTCAAACGGAAGCTAGTCAATGCTGTACTGGGTTCGTTGAAAGATGTTAGGTCCGCCGGATGGGCCACCACGGAAACATTCCAGACCTACCTCGCTAAGAACGAGGTTGAAGCTACGACCTGGGCTCCAGATTTGAACTACTATCTAAGCTTGATTAACCGTATGGTTGATA ATCATCACATCAACGATTTCTTTAATGAAATCCCAGCGATGATGGGTAACTCGCACTTCCCAAACACGGATTGGCGTTTTAACGAATACCCGAACCCGTCCGCGCATTGCCTTTACGTGACCTGCGTGGAGTTGATGTCACTGCCAGTTACACCAAACATCGTTGGGAATAGCCTTCTCGATGTCGTCACGAAGGGCTTTGTCGTTATACCATCAACGAAAATTCAACTCTGGATAAACGCAATAGGGATCATAATGGCAGCGCTACCGGACCCATACTGGACGGTCATACACGACCGTATTTTGGAATTGATAACGAATAACGATATGGTAGAATGGTCGTATCCGCACACTCCGTTCCAACTGTTCAATTTGACGACCACTAACGATGCAATGCTGGAGAATAAGTACAGTTTGACGCTGGCTTTGGCTCACGCTGTTTGGTATCACGCTGGCGCCGGACAGATAATGCAGGTTCCTAC GTTCGTCAAAGATAAAATATCGCCCGAGATACGTACAGAGATGCAACTTATTTTCCTGTGCCACCTCGTGGGACCTTACTTGCAAAGATTCAACTCGGACCTGTCCCGAGCGGTGATGGACATCACCATCGCACTGTACGAGTTGCTGGCTCATATCGACAAAACTCAACCACATTTGCAGTATATCGACCCTATCTGCGATTTGCT TTATCACATTAAATACATGTTCGTTGGCGACACAATGAAGAACGAAGTCGAAAGCGTCATACGTAAATTGCGTCCCGCTTTGCAAATGCGTCTTCGTTTCATCACGCATCTCAATGTTGAACAAATAAATACCGCCTAG